One Streptococcus sp. zg-86 DNA window includes the following coding sequences:
- a CDS encoding Gx transporter family protein — translation MNSKHQTVLFITMLAAQAVVISLVERLIPTPFSFAPGAKLGLGNLISLIAIFTLPARDSVKVVSIRLLISTFLGGTFSTFLYGFAGVTLSYIGMLSAKQLGPNRVSAIGISILGGMLHNIGQLLVFALIGQSLLVLNYLPILSFTGILSGFLVGLTANYLLQKVGPLRHYNQIILAEWK, via the coding sequence ATGAATTCAAAACATCAAACCGTATTATTTATTACTATGCTAGCTGCTCAGGCAGTCGTTATTTCTTTGGTAGAGAGACTGATCCCAACTCCCTTCTCCTTTGCTCCTGGAGCGAAACTTGGACTTGGAAATCTCATCAGCCTCATTGCTATTTTTACTCTTCCAGCTAGAGACAGTGTCAAAGTCGTTAGCATTCGCTTACTGATTTCTACTTTCTTAGGCGGAACATTTTCCACTTTTTTGTATGGATTCGCTGGAGTTACACTCAGTTATATCGGTATGCTATCTGCTAAGCAACTCGGGCCAAATCGGGTCAGCGCAATCGGCATCTCTATCCTAGGAGGCATGCTCCATAACATTGGACAGCTCTTAGTTTTTGCTCTGATTGGCCAATCTCTCTTGGTCCTCAACTATCTACCCATCTTATCCTTTACCGGTATCCTTTCTGGCTTTCTCGTTGGTCTAACTGCCAACTATCTCCTCCAAAAAGTTGGTCCCTTGCGTCACTATAATCAAATCATTTTAGCAGAATGGAAGTAG
- a CDS encoding TrkH family potassium uptake protein, with the protein MSSFSLKFTPSQRIVLSFAGVILIGSLLLSLPISQLVSSEARYWDHLFTTISMVCVTGLFTVPVAETYNTFGQLICMLLIQIGGLSLISFIGLFALRGGRKLSFINMATLQESFNVTETKHFRSFIKSVFGFTFAIETIGALILSFQFVPEFGWQRGLFSAFFVAISAFCNAGFDNFGATSLVNYATSPLINLTIASLIIMGGLGFSVWFDMQTKIQKRLSFRKFSFHTKVVLTMTTAILLLGTLLTLLTEYRNPDTIGSLSLPQKILVSFFQTVTMRTAGFASIDYTKANPVTLLLYTFQMMLGGAPGGTAGGIKITAFLTLILYARSEIIGLPHTNFKARTIDNETIRKAFATFIVFIMVFLVGLFAISMTDPHKPMLLLIFEVMSALATVGVTANLTPQLSQLGQLVIMALMFFGRIGPMSILISLSSRKLSKEETIQYAKSSMIV; encoded by the coding sequence ATGTCTTCTTTTAGTTTAAAATTCACACCGAGCCAACGGATCGTCCTCAGTTTTGCAGGCGTTATTCTGATTGGCTCGCTCCTCTTATCCTTACCCATTTCACAACTGGTTAGCTCAGAAGCTAGATACTGGGATCATCTTTTTACAACTATTTCCATGGTCTGTGTGACAGGATTGTTTACCGTTCCTGTTGCAGAAACCTACAATACTTTTGGGCAACTCATTTGTATGCTCTTAATTCAAATCGGTGGGCTGAGCTTGATTAGTTTCATCGGACTGTTTGCTCTAAGAGGTGGACGGAAACTGAGCTTCATCAATATGGCTACGCTACAAGAGAGTTTTAATGTGACCGAAACCAAGCATTTCCGTAGTTTTATCAAGTCTGTCTTTGGTTTCACCTTTGCCATCGAAACGATAGGAGCTCTTATACTCTCCTTTCAGTTCGTACCTGAATTTGGCTGGCAACGTGGGCTTTTTTCAGCTTTCTTTGTAGCCATTTCTGCCTTTTGTAATGCTGGATTTGATAACTTTGGTGCGACTAGCCTTGTGAATTATGCGACTAGTCCACTGATTAACCTAACTATCGCTTCTCTAATTATCATGGGAGGCCTCGGTTTTTCGGTCTGGTTTGATATGCAGACAAAAATTCAAAAACGCTTGAGCTTTCGTAAATTCAGTTTCCATACCAAGGTTGTCCTAACCATGACGACTGCCATTCTGCTGCTTGGTACCCTACTGACCCTGCTGACAGAATATCGAAATCCTGATACAATTGGCTCCTTATCCTTGCCACAAAAGATCTTGGTTAGCTTTTTCCAGACTGTTACCATGCGGACAGCTGGCTTTGCTTCGATTGACTACACCAAGGCCAATCCTGTCACCTTGCTACTCTATACCTTTCAAATGATGCTGGGCGGAGCGCCTGGTGGAACAGCTGGAGGTATCAAAATTACAGCCTTTTTGACCTTAATCCTCTACGCTAGAAGTGAGATTATCGGCTTACCACATACGAATTTTAAGGCACGAACCATTGATAATGAAACCATCCGCAAGGCTTTTGCAACCTTTATTGTTTTCATTATGGTCTTTCTAGTTGGGCTCTTTGCCATTAGCATGACAGACCCCCACAAACCCATGCTTTTATTGATTTTCGAGGTCATGTCAGCCCTAGCAACGGTTGGAGTAACGGCTAATCTAACTCCACAACTATCGCAACTTGGACAACTGGTAATCATGGCGCTCATGTTCTTTGGCCGAATTGGACCGATGTCAATTTTAATCAGTCTTTCTTCTCGGAAATTATCGAAGGAAGAAACCATACAATACGCTAAATCATCTATGATTGTGTAA
- a CDS encoding potassium channel family protein → MKTQTIGILGLGVFGTTIAKTLHHYDCNIIAVDNHADRINQLEMILTKGIVGDITDKDLLRAAGIDRCDTVVVATGRNLESSVLAVLHCKALNVPKVVAKVKSKTAKEVLLKIGADRVISPERETGVSLAKHLLHRDTTDLIELDGDVTIIEFHAPKKWIGKSLAQLQLRQHYNLNIIGYRDAQTNKLNVQFSPDYTFNEHELIMAVTDNHTVDHFEEYTNKL, encoded by the coding sequence ATGAAAACGCAAACGATTGGCATTTTAGGTCTTGGTGTATTTGGTACCACCATTGCTAAAACCTTACACCATTACGATTGTAATATTATTGCTGTAGACAACCATGCAGATCGTATCAATCAACTTGAAATGATCTTAACCAAAGGAATTGTGGGAGATATTACAGATAAGGATTTATTACGCGCAGCAGGGATTGACCGATGCGATACGGTTGTGGTCGCTACTGGTCGCAACTTAGAATCAAGCGTCCTTGCCGTTCTCCATTGTAAAGCTCTCAATGTCCCAAAAGTCGTTGCTAAGGTAAAAAGCAAGACAGCAAAGGAAGTGTTACTAAAAATCGGAGCAGACCGAGTCATTTCTCCAGAAAGAGAAACTGGTGTATCCCTAGCTAAGCATCTTCTTCACCGTGATACAACTGATTTGATTGAATTAGACGGGGATGTGACCATTATTGAATTTCATGCTCCTAAAAAATGGATTGGCAAAAGTTTAGCCCAACTCCAGCTACGCCAGCATTACAATCTCAATATTATTGGCTACCGCGATGCACAAACCAATAAATTAAATGTGCAATTTTCACCAGACTATACCTTTAACGAGCACGAATTGATTATGGCTGTAACCGATAACCATACGGTTGATCACTTTGAGGAATACACAAATAAACTATAG
- a CDS encoding MATE family efflux transporter: MQDLTQGKPIRVILRFTVPLLIGSFFQLAYNFADSIIVGHTLGKVAFASVGATGSIVFLILGFAQGLTSGLTIVTAQRFGASDFDGVKKSFVHGLFYSLWVSLVLTILALTFLRPLLIFMQTPEELLPHSQQFLTAIFGGTIFSVLFNYLSNLIRSLGDSTTPLIALIIACFINIALDFLFILNVGLGVFGAGLATITAQAFSVLYLAIYIYKKIPYFHITKADIRLDRKNLIKHAQLGFPMAFQASIIAIGAITLQVMLNQLGTNAIAAQAIASKTDQLAMLPMINLGLAVSTFTAQNYGAKLYSRILEGLKKAVLIDIAWAIVFAILLVTANQFFSRLFLADGNQEVYSLALAYYIINGSCYWILSILFVLRSFIQGLGRGFVPTLAGIMELVMRAGVAIVGLIYFGFYGVAAANPAAWIGSVLVLVPSSIMLTRKLRKGQI; encoded by the coding sequence ATGCAGGATTTAACCCAAGGCAAACCAATTCGCGTGATTTTACGCTTTACTGTGCCACTGTTAATTGGCAGTTTTTTTCAATTAGCCTATAATTTTGCAGATAGTATTATTGTAGGGCATACCCTAGGAAAGGTCGCTTTTGCCAGTGTCGGAGCTACTGGGAGCATTGTCTTTCTCATTCTTGGCTTTGCACAAGGCTTAACCAGCGGACTGACCATTGTCACTGCTCAACGGTTTGGAGCAAGCGATTTTGACGGAGTTAAAAAAAGTTTTGTCCATGGACTCTTTTATTCTCTTTGGGTTAGTCTTGTTTTGACCATTTTAGCCCTCACCTTTCTACGTCCTCTGCTCATTTTCATGCAAACTCCTGAGGAATTACTTCCCCATTCGCAGCAGTTTTTAACAGCCATCTTTGGTGGGACGATTTTCTCTGTGCTGTTTAACTATCTATCTAATCTCATCCGCAGTCTCGGTGATTCAACTACACCGCTAATTGCTCTTATTATCGCCTGTTTCATCAATATTGCCCTTGACTTTCTCTTTATTTTAAATGTCGGATTGGGAGTATTCGGAGCAGGTCTAGCAACGATTACAGCTCAAGCCTTTTCTGTCCTTTATCTTGCCATTTATATTTATAAAAAAATTCCTTATTTCCATATCACGAAAGCAGACATTCGATTAGACCGAAAAAATCTAATCAAACATGCTCAATTAGGATTTCCCATGGCTTTTCAAGCTAGCATTATCGCTATTGGCGCCATTACCTTACAGGTCATGCTCAATCAATTAGGCACCAATGCTATAGCAGCTCAAGCCATTGCTAGTAAGACTGACCAACTCGCCATGCTCCCAATGATTAATCTTGGCTTGGCAGTCTCAACCTTTACTGCTCAAAATTATGGCGCCAAGCTGTACTCGCGAATTTTAGAGGGCCTAAAAAAAGCTGTTTTGATTGATATTGCATGGGCTATTGTCTTTGCCATTTTATTAGTGACAGCAAATCAATTTTTCTCACGGCTGTTTCTAGCAGACGGCAATCAAGAAGTCTATTCTCTCGCACTAGCCTACTATATTATTAATGGCTCTTGCTACTGGATTTTGTCGATTCTCTTTGTCTTACGGAGTTTCATCCAAGGACTTGGAAGAGGCTTTGTCCCAACTCTAGCAGGTATCATGGAATTAGTCATGCGGGCTGGAGTTGCTATTGTCGGACTGATCTATTTCGGCTTTTATGGTGTTGCTGCAGCCAATCCTGCTGCTTGGATCGGAAGCGTTCTGGTCTTGGTTCCAAGTAGTATTATGTTGACAAGAAAACTAAGAAAAGGGCAAATCTAA
- a CDS encoding DUF896 family protein produces the protein MEQAKIDRINELARKKKETGLTEEELKEQAALREEYIEGYRRSVRAHVEGIKIVDEAGNDITPEKLKQVQREKGLHGRSLDDPHS, from the coding sequence ATGGAACAAGCAAAAATTGATCGCATCAATGAATTGGCCAGAAAGAAAAAAGAAACAGGCTTGACAGAAGAGGAATTAAAAGAACAAGCAGCCCTCCGAGAAGAGTATATCGAAGGCTATCGCCGTAGTGTTCGGGCTCATGTCGAAGGGATCAAAATTGTCGATGAAGCGGGCAACGATATAACTCCAGAGAAACTCAAACAAGTCCAACGCGAAAAAGGACTGCATGGCAGAAGCCTAGATGACCCTCATTCATAA
- the glyS gene encoding glycine--tRNA ligase subunit beta: protein MTKNLLVELGLEEIPAYIVMPAMVQLKNKMAQFLTDNRLAFEEIQMFSTPRRLAVRVRDLADQQEDLTEDFKGPSKKIALDADGHFTKAAEGFVRGKGLTTADITFREIKGEEYVYVTKHETGKTAKEVLAGIPDLLASMTFPVSMHWASNKFEYIRPVHTLTVLLDDEALEMDFLDITSGRVSRGHRFLGQETEIATADSYEDDLRKEFVITDSAERERMIVEQIKAIETAQNVVVEIDQELLNEVLNLVEYPTAFMGAFDAKYLDVPEEVLVTSMKNHQRYFVVRDKDGKLLPNFISVRNGNAEFLANVIKGNEKVLVARLEDGEFFWREDQKLQIVDLVERLKAVTFHEKIGSLYEHMARTAAISNLLADQAELSDEEKTDLARAAAIYKFDLLTGMVGEFDELQGIMGEKYALLAGETPAVATAIREHYLPNSAEGNLPETKVGAVLALADKLDTILSFFSVGLIPSGSNDPYALRRATQGVVRILEAFGWTIAIDELVEKLYALEHDSLAYEHQAEVLEFFRARVEKMIDKSVPKDIVTAVLNSTNFVVSDMVETARILAEQTKTATFKSGVESLSRVFNLAEKAAADVAVDSSLFENEAETALADAVVGLTFTQDLAENIQQFFGLQPLIDAFFDNTMVMVDDEAVKNNRLALLATLTQKAQKVAQFNQINTK, encoded by the coding sequence ATGACGAAAAATTTACTGGTAGAACTTGGTTTAGAAGAGATTCCAGCTTATATTGTAATGCCTGCTATGGTTCAATTGAAGAACAAAATGGCGCAATTTTTAACAGATAATCGTTTGGCTTTTGAAGAAATCCAGATGTTTTCGACACCTCGTCGTTTAGCAGTGCGTGTGCGTGATTTGGCAGACCAGCAGGAAGATTTGACAGAGGATTTTAAAGGGCCAAGTAAGAAGATTGCCTTGGATGCTGATGGTCATTTTACCAAGGCTGCAGAAGGATTCGTTCGTGGTAAAGGGTTGACAACAGCTGATATTACCTTCCGTGAAATCAAGGGGGAAGAGTATGTCTATGTGACCAAGCATGAGACAGGAAAGACAGCTAAGGAAGTTTTAGCAGGCATTCCAGATCTTCTTGCTTCGATGACTTTCCCAGTCAGCATGCACTGGGCTTCAAATAAATTTGAATACATCCGTCCCGTCCATACCTTGACAGTTCTCTTGGATGATGAAGCACTTGAGATGGATTTCCTTGATATTACTTCAGGTCGTGTGAGCCGTGGTCATCGCTTTCTCGGACAGGAAACGGAAATTGCAACAGCAGATAGTTATGAAGACGACTTGCGTAAGGAATTTGTGATTACAGACAGCGCAGAGCGTGAGAGAATGATTGTAGAGCAAATCAAGGCGATTGAAACGGCACAAAACGTAGTCGTTGAAATTGATCAAGAGTTACTGAACGAAGTCTTGAACTTGGTCGAATACCCAACTGCTTTTATGGGTGCTTTTGATGCTAAGTATCTGGATGTTCCAGAAGAAGTTTTGGTAACTTCTATGAAAAATCACCAACGCTACTTTGTTGTCCGAGACAAGGACGGTAAACTCTTGCCGAACTTTATCTCTGTCCGTAACGGGAATGCGGAATTTCTGGCCAATGTCATTAAGGGAAATGAGAAAGTTTTGGTGGCACGTTTGGAAGATGGTGAATTCTTCTGGCGTGAAGACCAGAAGTTACAGATTGTAGACCTTGTGGAACGCTTAAAAGCCGTGACCTTCCATGAAAAAATTGGCTCATTATATGAACACATGGCACGTACAGCTGCCATTAGTAACCTTTTGGCAGATCAAGCAGAACTTTCTGATGAAGAAAAGACAGATCTCGCGCGTGCAGCTGCTATCTATAAATTTGATCTGTTGACAGGTATGGTTGGCGAATTTGACGAATTACAAGGGATTATGGGGGAGAAATACGCACTTCTTGCAGGTGAAACCCCAGCAGTTGCAACCGCTATTCGGGAACATTATTTGCCAAATAGTGCAGAAGGTAATCTTCCTGAAACCAAGGTCGGTGCGGTATTAGCGCTTGCTGATAAACTGGATACAATCTTGTCTTTCTTCTCAGTTGGTCTTATTCCAAGTGGTTCAAACGACCCCTATGCCCTTCGTCGTGCAACCCAAGGTGTGGTGCGGATTTTGGAAGCCTTTGGCTGGACGATTGCAATCGATGAATTGGTTGAAAAACTTTATGCCCTAGAGCATGATAGCCTTGCTTATGAACATCAGGCAGAGGTTCTTGAATTCTTCCGTGCTCGTGTAGAGAAAATGATCGATAAGAGCGTTCCGAAAGATATTGTGACAGCAGTCTTAAATAGCACAAACTTTGTGGTCAGCGATATGGTTGAAACAGCTCGTATCTTGGCAGAACAGACGAAAACAGCTACTTTCAAATCAGGCGTTGAAAGTCTTTCTCGTGTCTTTAATTTGGCAGAAAAAGCAGCGGCAGATGTTGCAGTAGATAGCAGTCTCTTTGAAAATGAAGCAGAAACAGCCCTAGCAGATGCAGTGGTAGGACTTACCTTCACCCAAGATTTAGCAGAAAATATCCAACAATTCTTTGGACTTCAGCCTCTGATTGACGCTTTCTTTGACAATACCATGGTTATGGTAGATGATGAAGCTGTGAAAAATAATCGCTTGGCCTTGCTTGCAACCCTAACTCAAAAAGCACAGAAAGTTGCGCAATTTAACCAAATCAATACCAAGTAG
- the glyQ gene encoding glycine--tRNA ligase subunit alpha, translated as MSKKLTFQEIILTLQQFWNEQGCMLMQAYDTEKGAGTMSPYTFLRAIGPEPWNAAYVEPSRRPADGRYGENPNRLYQHHQFQVVMKPSPSNIQELYLESLERLGINPLEHDIRFVEDNWENPSTGSAGLGWEVWLDGMEITQFTYFQQVGGLATGPVTAEVTYGLERLASYIQEVDSVYDIEWADGVKYGEIFLQPEYEHSKYSFEISDQDLLLSNFEKFEIEAKRCLDEHLVHPAFDYVLKCSHTFNLLDARGAVSVTERAGYIARIRNLARVVAKTFVAERKRLGYPLLDEATRAQLLAEEAE; from the coding sequence ATGTCTAAAAAATTAACTTTTCAAGAAATTATTTTGACCTTGCAACAGTTTTGGAATGAGCAGGGCTGTATGCTGATGCAGGCCTATGACACAGAAAAAGGAGCAGGAACAATGAGTCCCTATACCTTCTTACGTGCAATCGGTCCTGAGCCTTGGAATGCAGCCTATGTAGAACCAAGTCGTCGTCCAGCAGACGGCCGTTATGGAGAAAATCCAAATCGTCTCTACCAGCACCATCAGTTCCAAGTGGTCATGAAACCGAGTCCAAGCAATATTCAAGAATTGTATTTGGAATCACTAGAACGCCTTGGTATCAATCCGTTGGAACATGATATTCGCTTTGTAGAGGATAACTGGGAAAATCCTTCAACTGGTTCAGCTGGTTTAGGATGGGAAGTTTGGCTTGATGGGATGGAAATCACACAATTTACCTATTTCCAGCAGGTTGGAGGTCTAGCGACAGGTCCAGTTACAGCTGAGGTAACCTACGGTTTGGAACGTTTGGCTTCTTATATCCAAGAAGTTGATTCAGTATATGACATTGAGTGGGCAGACGGAGTGAAATACGGTGAGATCTTCCTTCAGCCAGAATATGAGCATTCAAAATACAGCTTTGAAATCAGTGACCAAGATTTATTGCTCAGCAACTTTGAGAAATTTGAAATCGAAGCAAAACGTTGTTTGGATGAGCATTTGGTTCACCCGGCCTTTGACTATGTGTTGAAATGTTCGCATACTTTTAACCTACTGGATGCCCGCGGTGCAGTTTCAGTAACAGAGCGAGCCGGATACATTGCACGTATTAGAAATTTGGCGCGTGTGGTTGCAAAGACCTTTGTAGCAGAAAGAAAACGTCTTGGTTATCCACTTTTGGATGAGGCAACAAGAGCCCAATTATTAGCAGAGGAGGCAGAATAA
- a CDS encoding metallophosphoesterase family protein, whose product MTNFYIADTHFSDEKCLRYDCRPFQSIEEMNERMIQSWNRTVSPTDTVYILGDVGGRKLAPLKKILPKLRGKKQLIVGNHDGTILAHSFLSKYFESISDYREITDRYKGKDYNIILHHYPSPFIKDHYQGNTIYFYGHVHNSHEEDYTLVARLYHFLNHEDSIRCHKMLNVGCMMPYMGYRPRRLEELMPVMLEQNQALYDYAKDKQNALKEIWQDIHQSLNSQRPFEQAFIAHKNGEICHENPR is encoded by the coding sequence ATGACAAACTTTTATATAGCAGATACTCATTTTTCAGATGAGAAATGTCTAAGATATGATTGCCGTCCCTTTCAGAGTATAGAAGAAATGAATGAGCGAATGATTCAATCTTGGAATCGAACAGTTAGTCCAACAGATACAGTATATATTCTGGGAGATGTAGGGGGTAGAAAACTGGCTCCTCTCAAGAAAATCTTACCGAAGTTAAGAGGAAAGAAACAGTTAATTGTGGGAAATCATGACGGAACGATTCTAGCACATTCTTTCCTGAGTAAGTATTTTGAATCAATTAGTGATTATCGAGAGATTACAGACCGCTATAAGGGAAAAGACTACAATATCATTCTTCATCATTATCCTAGCCCTTTTATTAAGGATCATTATCAAGGGAATACGATTTATTTTTATGGGCATGTCCATAATAGCCATGAAGAAGACTATACGCTAGTGGCACGTCTTTACCACTTTTTGAATCATGAGGACAGTATTCGTTGTCATAAAATGCTTAATGTAGGTTGTATGATGCCCTATATGGGCTATCGACCAAGACGATTAGAAGAGTTAATGCCAGTGATGCTCGAGCAAAATCAGGCGCTCTATGATTATGCTAAAGATAAACAAAATGCACTGAAAGAAATCTGGCAAGATATTCATCAGAGTTTAAATTCTCAACGGCCCTTTGAACAGGCATTCATTGCTCATAAAAATGGGGAAATATGCCATGAAAATCCTAGATAA
- a CDS encoding methionine ABC transporter permease, producing the protein MLSWIQANFPHIYKMGWGGQTGWGTAIYSTFYMTFVSFGIGGAMGLISGLFLVLTGPRGIAENRVAFWILDKVASILRGIPFIILLSAISPLTRAIVGTSIGMNAALVPLSLSVYPFFARQVQVVLSELDGGVIEAAQASGATFGDLIMVYFREGLPDLIRVTTLTLISLVGYTAMAGAIGAGGLGQVALSYGYLRSNDDVTFLATLLILIFIFVIQFVGDLITRKISHK; encoded by the coding sequence GTGCTTTCATGGATTCAGGCCAATTTTCCCCATATTTATAAAATGGGTTGGGGTGGTCAGACGGGGTGGGGAACAGCGATTTATAGTACCTTTTATATGACCTTTGTTTCCTTTGGAATCGGTGGGGCAATGGGTTTGATTTCAGGCTTGTTCCTCGTCTTAACAGGTCCTCGTGGGATTGCAGAAAATCGTGTCGCCTTTTGGATTTTGGATAAGGTTGCTTCTATTTTACGTGGAATTCCCTTTATCATTTTGCTCTCAGCTATTTCGCCATTAACCAGGGCTATTGTGGGAACCTCTATCGGAATGAATGCTGCCTTAGTGCCATTGTCTCTATCGGTCTATCCTTTCTTTGCTCGTCAAGTTCAAGTTGTTTTGTCTGAGCTAGATGGAGGGGTTATTGAAGCAGCACAGGCCTCTGGTGCAACCTTTGGTGATTTGATTATGGTTTATTTCCGTGAAGGATTACCAGACTTAATCCGTGTGACAACTCTAACCTTGATTTCCCTTGTGGGCTATACAGCGATGGCTGGTGCAATTGGAGCAGGTGGTTTGGGACAAGTGGCTCTTTCATATGGCTATTTACGCTCAAATGATGATGTTACTTTCCTTGCGACACTTCTTATTCTGATTTTTATCTTTGTTATCCAGTTTGTGGGTGACTTGATTACTCGAAAAATTAGTCATAAATAG
- a CDS encoding methionine ABC transporter ATP-binding protein — MSKEIITLDNIDVTFHQKKRTIEAVKDVTIHIEQGDIYGIVGYSGAGKSTLVRVINLLQVPTAGRICINDDVIFEGNKVTLNSAQLRTKRREIGMIFQHFNLMAQMTAAENVAFALKHSGLSKEEKKAKVAKLLDLVGLADRAENYPAQLSGGQKQRVAIARALANDPKILISDESTSALDPKTTKQILALLQELNEKLGLTIVMITHEMQIVKDICNRVAVMQDGRLIEEGSVLEIFTHPKEPLTQDFIKTATGIDEALVKIYQQDIVRHLPEDSLLVQFKYAGSATDTAIINDLYKTYQVSANILYGNIEILDHTPVGEMILILSGHREQLREALTAVTTAKVEVTILKGEY, encoded by the coding sequence ATGAGTAAGGAGATTATTACACTAGATAATATTGATGTGACCTTTCATCAAAAAAAACGCACAATTGAAGCGGTAAAAGATGTGACGATTCATATTGAGCAAGGAGATATTTATGGGATTGTTGGCTATTCTGGTGCTGGAAAGTCAACCTTGGTGCGGGTGATTAATCTTTTGCAGGTTCCAACAGCTGGTCGCATTTGTATCAATGATGATGTGATTTTTGAAGGGAATAAAGTGACCTTAAATTCAGCTCAATTGCGGACCAAACGTCGTGAAATTGGAATGATTTTTCAACATTTCAATCTCATGGCTCAGATGACGGCTGCTGAAAATGTTGCCTTTGCCTTAAAACATTCTGGTTTGTCTAAGGAAGAAAAGAAGGCCAAAGTTGCTAAACTATTGGACTTGGTTGGCTTGGCAGATCGTGCAGAGAATTATCCAGCGCAATTATCCGGTGGTCAAAAGCAACGTGTAGCCATTGCTCGTGCTCTTGCAAATGATCCGAAGATTTTGATTTCAGATGAATCGACATCTGCCCTTGACCCAAAAACAACCAAGCAGATTTTGGCCTTGTTGCAAGAACTCAATGAAAAATTGGGCTTGACCATTGTCATGATTACGCATGAAATGCAGATTGTCAAGGATATTTGTAACCGTGTAGCTGTCATGCAGGACGGTCGCCTAATCGAAGAGGGGTCTGTTTTGGAGATTTTCACCCATCCAAAAGAGCCGTTGACACAAGACTTTATCAAAACAGCAACAGGAATTGATGAAGCCTTGGTTAAAATTTATCAGCAAGACATCGTTCGACATCTACCTGAAGATAGTCTCTTGGTGCAATTCAAGTATGCGGGTTCTGCAACGGATACAGCCATTATCAACGATTTATACAAGACCTACCAGGTGTCTGCAAACATCTTGTACGGTAATATTGAAATTTTAGACCATACCCCTGTTGGTGAAATGATCTTGATTTTGTCGGGACATAGAGAACAGTTGCGCGAAGCCTTAACAGCAGTTACGACAGCTAAGGTAGAGGTGACGATTTTGAAAGGAGAGTATTAG